From one Alosa alosa isolate M-15738 ecotype Scorff River chromosome 5, AALO_Geno_1.1, whole genome shotgun sequence genomic stretch:
- the npm2a gene encoding nucleoplasmin-2a, with protein sequence MAMIEVPKDDSINSFCSSCSSISDKVYVPWGCELTSSKATAVFEVDYPLECQFFVKTICLSAGASDDMHVVAVCDGDGRVKEVPIATLRHTMPMVSFQAFELIPPVTFKLASGQGPVFITGQHITIGLEEDES encoded by the exons ATGGCGATGATTGAGGTCCCGAAAGATGACAGCATAAATTCATTTTGTTCATCCTGTTCATCCATCTCAGACAAAGTTTATGTACCTTGGG GCTGTGAGCTGACTTCCTCCAAAGCAACAGCAGTTTTCGAAGTGGACTACCCCTTGGAGTGTCAGTTCTTTGTCAAAACG ATCTGTCTGAGTGCTGGTGCCAGTGATGATATGCATGTGGTTGCTGTTTGTGATGGAGATGGGAGGGTTAAGGAAGTACCTATTGCCACCCTGCGTCATACCATGCCCATG GTTAGTTTCCAAGCATTTGAGCTTATACCACCAGTCACTTTCAAACTCGCCTCAGGGCAAGGCCCTGTCTTCATCACTGGTCAGCATATAACTA TTGGATTGGAAGAAGATGAATCTTGA
- the got1l1 gene encoding putative aspartate aminotransferase, cytoplasmic 2 isoform X2, with protein MSVISVFTNIPTAPPKRESKILADFRRDAHPEKVNLAGREYLNEDGQTTVLPLIWKIKQQIGSDPTLTPGYPPPLGLTELTKRVVELTLGKDSPAIVENRVLGVQAVGCMGAVRLGAELLRRWCNNSASWSGPILLPSPCDDSLAETFEAAGFGNVCYYRYWDANSLGVCAENVLKDLEEAPEQSVVVLSVSGHYPTGADLSVDDWKLVADVMMRRLFPFFLMSEQGFSKSYEKDAWPVRHCVSLGLEVMCAQSFCHTFGLYGEQVGHLLCVLKHNSFLLAVQSQLEKSVQTLWSSPPTGGARVVATVLSNPAHLIEWQEGVRSQVERCMLIREQLREKLRLLGCPGQWDHLTKQTGLYCCTGLSGHQVEFLGKRRHVYLLDIGCLNISAINSRNVDYVAESIHLAVTTL; from the exons ATGTCTGTCATATCCGTATTTACGAACATCCCTACAGCTCCACCAAAACGGGAGTCTAAGATTTTGGCTGATTTCAGGAGAGACGCTCACCCAGAGAAGGTGAATCTTGCAGGACGTG AGTATCTTAATGAAGATGGCCAGACCACAGTACTTCCCCTCATATGGAAAATAAAGCAACAAATTGGATCAGACCCAACCCTCACTCCTGGGTATCCCCCACCTCTTGGTCTAACTGAACTGACCAAGAGAGTGGTGGAGCTCACACTGGGAAAAGACAGTCCTGCCATCGTGGAAAACAGG GTGCTGGGGGTGCAGGCAGTGGGCTGTATGGGAGCGGTGAGGCTGGGCGCAGAGCTGCTGAGGCGTTGGTGTAACAACAGCGCATCCTGGAGTGGACCCATCCTGCTGCCCTCACCCTGTGATG ACTCACTTGCCGAGACCTTTGAGGCAGCAGGGTTTGGGAATGTGTGCTACTACCGCTACTGGGATGCGAATAGTTTGGGAGTGTGTGCGGAGAACGTGCTGAAGGATCTGGAGGAGGCCCCTGAACAGAGTGTAGTTGTCTTGTCCGTCTCTGGCCACTACCCCACAGGTGCCGACCTCTCTGTAGATGACTGGAAACTCGTGGCAGATGTCATGATG AGAAGATTATTTCCTTTCTTCCTGATGTCAGAACAAGGCTTTTCTAAGAGCTATGAGAAGGATGCTTGGCCTGTTCGTCATTGTGTGTCTTTGGGTCTGGAGGTTATGTGTGCACAGTCCTTCTGCCACACATTTGGCTTGTATG GGGAGCAGGTTGGACACCTCCTGTGTGTGCTGAAGCACAACAGCTTCCTGCTGGCTGTCCAGTCGCAGTTGGAGAAGTCAGTCCAAACTCTGTGGTCCTCTCCACCAACAGGTGGTGCCCGTGTGGTGGCTACCGTCCTCAGTAACCCTGCACACCTTATTGAGTG GCAGGAAGGTGTGAGGAGTCAGGTGGAGAGGTGCATGCTAATTAGGGAGCAGCTCAGGGAGAAACTGAGGCTGCTGGGATGTCCAGGGCAGTGGGACCACCTGACCAAACAAACCGGACTCTACTGCTGCACTGGCCTCAGTG GTCATCAAGTGGAGTTTCTGGGCAAAAGGAGACATGTCTACCTCTTGGATATTGGGTGTCTGAATATAAGTGCAATCAACAGCCGCAATGTTGATTACGTGGCAGAATCCATCCATTTGGCTGTAACCACTCTTTGA
- the got1l1 gene encoding putative aspartate aminotransferase, cytoplasmic 2 isoform X1: protein MSVISVFTNIPTAPPKRESKILADFRRDAHPEKVNLAGREYLNEDGQTTVLPLIWKIKQQIGSDPTLTPGYPPPLGLTELTKRVVELTLGKDSPAIVENRVLGVQAVGCMGAVRLGAELLRRWCNNSASWSGPILLPSPCDDSLAETFEAAGFGNVCYYRYWDANSLGVCAENVLKDLEEAPEQSVVVLSVSGHYPTGADLSVDDWKLVADVMMQRRLFPFFLMSEQGFSKSYEKDAWPVRHCVSLGLEVMCAQSFCHTFGLYGEQVGHLLCVLKHNSFLLAVQSQLEKSVQTLWSSPPTGGARVVATVLSNPAHLIEWQEGVRSQVERCMLIREQLREKLRLLGCPGQWDHLTKQTGLYCCTGLSGHQVEFLGKRRHVYLLDIGCLNISAINSRNVDYVAESIHLAVTTL, encoded by the exons ATGTCTGTCATATCCGTATTTACGAACATCCCTACAGCTCCACCAAAACGGGAGTCTAAGATTTTGGCTGATTTCAGGAGAGACGCTCACCCAGAGAAGGTGAATCTTGCAGGACGTG AGTATCTTAATGAAGATGGCCAGACCACAGTACTTCCCCTCATATGGAAAATAAAGCAACAAATTGGATCAGACCCAACCCTCACTCCTGGGTATCCCCCACCTCTTGGTCTAACTGAACTGACCAAGAGAGTGGTGGAGCTCACACTGGGAAAAGACAGTCCTGCCATCGTGGAAAACAGG GTGCTGGGGGTGCAGGCAGTGGGCTGTATGGGAGCGGTGAGGCTGGGCGCAGAGCTGCTGAGGCGTTGGTGTAACAACAGCGCATCCTGGAGTGGACCCATCCTGCTGCCCTCACCCTGTGATG ACTCACTTGCCGAGACCTTTGAGGCAGCAGGGTTTGGGAATGTGTGCTACTACCGCTACTGGGATGCGAATAGTTTGGGAGTGTGTGCGGAGAACGTGCTGAAGGATCTGGAGGAGGCCCCTGAACAGAGTGTAGTTGTCTTGTCCGTCTCTGGCCACTACCCCACAGGTGCCGACCTCTCTGTAGATGACTGGAAACTCGTGGCAGATGTCATGATG cAGAGAAGATTATTTCCTTTCTTCCTGATGTCAGAACAAGGCTTTTCTAAGAGCTATGAGAAGGATGCTTGGCCTGTTCGTCATTGTGTGTCTTTGGGTCTGGAGGTTATGTGTGCACAGTCCTTCTGCCACACATTTGGCTTGTATG GGGAGCAGGTTGGACACCTCCTGTGTGTGCTGAAGCACAACAGCTTCCTGCTGGCTGTCCAGTCGCAGTTGGAGAAGTCAGTCCAAACTCTGTGGTCCTCTCCACCAACAGGTGGTGCCCGTGTGGTGGCTACCGTCCTCAGTAACCCTGCACACCTTATTGAGTG GCAGGAAGGTGTGAGGAGTCAGGTGGAGAGGTGCATGCTAATTAGGGAGCAGCTCAGGGAGAAACTGAGGCTGCTGGGATGTCCAGGGCAGTGGGACCACCTGACCAAACAAACCGGACTCTACTGCTGCACTGGCCTCAGTG GTCATCAAGTGGAGTTTCTGGGCAAAAGGAGACATGTCTACCTCTTGGATATTGGGTGTCTGAATATAAGTGCAATCAACAGCCGCAATGTTGATTACGTGGCAGAATCCATCCATTTGGCTGTAACCACTCTTTGA